Within the Nitratireductor basaltis genome, the region TTGCGCGCTGCATCTGATGATGTGATTCAGGTGCGGCTCCAGGCGCAGACTTTAAAATAAAGCCCGGCGCATTGATGCGCCGTGCTTTTCATTTTGCAGATGTTCAACCCGTCACCGCGGCCAGTATGGCGAGCGGCACTGACGGCGAGGACCGTTATAGGGCTGGAACGTGTTGTCTGCCGTGCGGTAAGAGCGGTACCGGTTGTGGCACCAGTTCACATGGGCACGGGTCAGTCGCACGCGCGGAGCCGGGCGCACATAGCGCGGGCGCGCATAGTACGGGCGGTCATAGTAGGGGCGGCTGTAACCGGGCGTTCCAAACTCGAAGTAGATCCCGGCGCGCGGGCGCGAGTGATGGCGACGCCAGTGCTTGCGATTATGGTGACGTCGGGCATGTCGATGCTTGCGGCGGGTGTCATGCACCTTCTGCACCAGGGTCTCAC harbors:
- a CDS encoding BA14K family protein codes for the protein MKSIFSAMAVAGFLSIGMAATPAGASALGVVSQPVKTAESGETLVQKVHDTRRKHRHARRHHNRKHWRRHHSRPRAGIYFEFGTPGYSRPYYDRPYYARPRYVRPAPRVRLTRAHVNWCHNRYRSYRTADNTFQPYNGPRRQCRSPYWPR